One Argopecten irradians isolate NY unplaced genomic scaffold, Ai_NY scaffold_0713, whole genome shotgun sequence DNA segment encodes these proteins:
- the LOC138313522 gene encoding polycystin-2-like protein 1, protein MLSPCDKPETTDQLRRRYTIRMDRKLNTFLRNFAMGLAYICVLMVIGSQQKVSEVSRQNLQIKSTLTATGEIKSIEDVWMYIEAVVLHRLYSSEFYNGEIKSFDDLRFIEDNLKMGPLRIRQIRVSDTCAAPALLRTYAIHCLPGYDTDNEDKGVLHER, encoded by the exons ATGTTATCTCCGTGCGACAAGCCAGAAACGACCGATCAATTGCGTCGTCGGTACACCATACGTATGGACCGAAAACTCAACACATTTCTAAGGAACTTCGCTATGGGTTTGGCATACATATGTGTTCTTATGGTCATTGGATCTCAACAAAAAGTTTCCGAAGTCAGCAGACAGAACTTACAAATTAAAAGTACCCTAACAGCAACAGGAGAG ATTAAATCAATAGAGGATGTGTGGATGTATATTGAAGCTGTTGTGCTGCATCGCCTGTATTCCTCCGAGTTTTATAACGGTGAAATCAAATCGTTTGATGACCTGAGATTTATAGAAGATAACCTAAAAATGGGTCCGCTGAGAATACGACAAATTCGAGTTTCAG ATACCTGTGCAGCTCCCGCTTTGCTAAGGACTTATGCCATACACTGTTTACCTGGCTACGATACAGACAATGAAGATAAAGGTGTTTTACACGAAAGGTAG